The Kineococcus rhizosphaerae genome has a window encoding:
- a CDS encoding fructosamine kinase family protein, producing the protein MPEVFRKRQPGPLSATEAAGLRWLAAAGGVAVCPVLDVGPEHLVLERVVEVGATPAAAERFGRDLQRTHAAGAERFGAGPPGVGRAWIATLDLPLSDAPVAWGEFYAELRLRPYVRAARDAGLLSGDDAQVLDAVCARLADGAVPGADATPARLHGDLWSGNVLWSADGAVVIDPAAHGGHPETDLAMLALFGLPHLERVLDAYAEAAALAPGWRRRVPLHQLHPLLVHTVLFGGGYAGQAVRAARETLAL; encoded by the coding sequence GTGCCCGAGGTGTTCCGCAAGCGCCAGCCCGGTCCGCTCAGCGCGACGGAGGCCGCGGGTCTGCGCTGGCTCGCGGCGGCCGGCGGGGTGGCCGTCTGCCCGGTGCTCGACGTCGGCCCGGAGCACCTCGTCCTCGAGCGCGTCGTCGAGGTGGGCGCGACACCCGCTGCGGCGGAACGGTTCGGGCGGGACCTGCAGCGGACCCACGCGGCGGGGGCGGAACGCTTCGGCGCCGGCCCGCCCGGCGTCGGTCGGGCGTGGATCGCTACGCTCGACCTCCCCTTGAGCGACGCACCGGTGGCGTGGGGCGAGTTCTACGCCGAACTGCGCCTGCGGCCGTACGTGCGGGCCGCGCGCGACGCGGGCCTGCTGAGCGGGGACGACGCGCAGGTCCTCGACGCCGTCTGCGCCCGGCTGGCCGACGGCGCCGTCCCCGGCGCCGACGCCACCCCCGCCCGGCTGCACGGGGACCTGTGGTCCGGCAACGTGCTGTGGTCGGCCGACGGCGCGGTCGTGATCGACCCGGCCGCGCACGGCGGCCACCCCGAGACGGACCTGGCGATGCTCGCGCTGTTCGGGCTGCCCCACCTCGAGCGGGTGCTCGACGCCTACGCCGAGGCCGCCGCGCTCGCACCGGGGTGGCGCCGGCGGGTCCCGCTGCACCAGCTGCACCCGCTGCTCGTGCACACCGTCCTGTTCGGCGGCGGGTACGCCGGCCAGGCCGTGCGGGCCGCGCGCGAGACGCTGGCCCTGTGA
- a CDS encoding molybdenum cofactor biosysynthesis protein: MPEYPIEVVHLLVSPEHAYFGRPRDGAADVVTHTPDVVEVVAGKGIRGDRFFGKAAHMDAAVTFLAIEAWEAVAHDLDLPGLPDPLLARRNLVVRGVELDPLRGHEFELVTAAGSVTFHGGRPANPCAWMDRVVTGGAHRALRGRGGLRCTPTTDGLLSRGPGVLRSPVELDPARAGEPVLRRTPLP, from the coding sequence ATGCCCGAGTACCCGATCGAGGTCGTGCACCTGCTCGTCTCCCCCGAGCACGCCTACTTCGGCCGTCCCCGCGACGGCGCCGCCGACGTCGTCACGCACACCCCGGACGTGGTGGAGGTCGTGGCGGGCAAGGGGATCCGCGGGGACCGGTTCTTCGGCAAGGCCGCGCACATGGACGCCGCCGTGACCTTCCTGGCCATCGAGGCGTGGGAGGCGGTGGCGCACGACCTCGACCTGCCCGGGCTGCCCGACCCGCTGCTCGCGCGCCGCAACCTCGTCGTCCGCGGTGTCGAGCTCGACCCGTTGCGCGGTCACGAGTTCGAGCTCGTCACCGCGGCTGGGTCCGTCACGTTCCACGGTGGGCGGCCCGCCAACCCGTGCGCGTGGATGGACCGCGTGGTGACCGGAGGGGCCCACCGGGCGCTGCGCGGGCGCGGCGGGCTGCGCTGCACGCCCACCACGGACGGTCTCCTCTCGCGCGGGCCCGGGGTGCTGCGCTCCCCCGTCGAGCTCGACCCGGCCCGCGCGGGGGAACCGGTGCTGCGGCGCACGCCGCTGCCCTGA
- a CDS encoding DUF2945 domain-containing protein: MVKKGDHVEWNTPQGTTEGTVTEKKTDDFELYGKERKASEDDPQLVVESDKSGKKAAHKESSVEKA, encoded by the coding sequence ATGGTGAAGAAGGGCGATCACGTCGAGTGGAACACCCCCCAGGGCACGACCGAGGGGACGGTGACGGAGAAGAAGACCGACGACTTCGAGCTGTACGGCAAGGAGCGCAAGGCCTCCGAGGACGACCCGCAGCTCGTCGTGGAGAGCGACAAGTCCGGCAAGAAGGCCGCGCACAAGGAGTCCTCGGTCGAGAAGGCCTGA
- the purB gene encoding adenylosuccinate lyase: MRHVTDLVSTPASLGEPALGPLDGRYRRSVAPLAEHLSEAALNRRRIHVEVEWLVFLGSHDVVPGVRRLTADEVAFLRTLPLVFDADAVVELGEIERVTVHDVKAVEYWIKRRLEGTSLADVAELTHLFCTSEDINNLSYALMVRDAVARVWLPAATSLVDDVVRMAHELRDLPMLSRTHGQPATPTTLGKELAVLAHRLKRQLKRIAGAEYLGKFNGATGTYAAHRAAVPGTDWPAVSREFVTGLGLTWNPLTTQIESHDWQAELYADVARFGRVLHNLCTDVWTYISYGFFAQVRGQGTVGSSTMPHKVNPIRFENAEANLEVSGGLFRVLEETLTTSRMQRDLTDSSMQRNIGVAFGHSLLAIENAQRGLAGLDAVPAALAADLDQNWEVLGEAVQSVMRVHGLPEPYERLKELTRGRKVDQAKLQEFVAGLGLPEGEAARLSLLTPGDYVGDAAQLVDVLDED, from the coding sequence ATGAGGCACGTGACCGACCTCGTGAGCACTCCCGCCTCCCTCGGAGAACCCGCGCTCGGCCCGCTCGACGGGCGGTACCGCCGTTCGGTGGCGCCGCTGGCCGAGCACCTCTCGGAGGCGGCGCTGAACCGACGCCGCATCCACGTCGAGGTCGAGTGGCTCGTGTTCCTCGGCAGCCACGACGTGGTCCCGGGAGTGCGCCGGCTCACGGCCGACGAGGTCGCGTTCCTGCGGACCCTGCCCCTGGTGTTCGACGCGGACGCCGTCGTCGAGCTGGGCGAGATCGAGCGCGTCACCGTCCACGACGTCAAGGCCGTGGAGTACTGGATCAAGCGCCGTCTCGAGGGGACGTCGCTGGCCGACGTCGCCGAGCTCACGCACCTGTTCTGCACGAGCGAGGACATCAACAACCTCTCCTACGCACTCATGGTCCGCGACGCCGTCGCCCGGGTGTGGCTGCCCGCCGCGACGAGCCTGGTCGACGACGTCGTGCGCATGGCCCACGAGCTGCGCGACCTGCCGATGCTGTCGCGCACCCACGGTCAGCCCGCGACGCCAACGACGCTGGGCAAGGAGCTCGCCGTCCTCGCGCACCGCCTCAAGCGCCAGCTGAAGCGCATCGCCGGGGCCGAGTACCTCGGCAAGTTCAACGGCGCGACGGGCACCTACGCCGCCCACCGCGCCGCCGTCCCCGGCACCGACTGGCCGGCCGTGTCCCGCGAGTTCGTCACGGGCCTGGGCCTGACGTGGAACCCGCTGACCACGCAGATCGAGTCCCACGACTGGCAGGCCGAGCTGTACGCCGACGTCGCGCGCTTCGGCCGGGTGCTGCACAACCTGTGCACCGACGTGTGGACGTACATCTCCTACGGGTTCTTCGCCCAGGTCCGCGGGCAGGGCACGGTCGGTTCCTCGACGATGCCGCACAAGGTGAACCCCATCCGGTTCGAGAACGCCGAGGCGAACCTCGAGGTCTCCGGCGGGTTGTTCCGCGTGCTGGAGGAGACCCTCACGACGTCGCGGATGCAGCGCGACCTCACCGACTCCTCGATGCAGCGCAACATCGGTGTCGCGTTCGGGCACTCGCTGCTGGCCATCGAGAACGCCCAGCGCGGGCTCGCGGGCCTCGACGCGGTGCCCGCGGCCCTGGCCGCCGACCTGGACCAGAACTGGGAGGTCCTCGGCGAGGCCGTCCAGTCCGTCATGCGCGTGCACGGGCTGCCCGAACCCTACGAGCGCCTCAAGGAACTGACCCGCGGCCGCAAGGTCGACCAGGCCAAGCTGCAGGAGTTCGTCGCGGGTCTCGGCCTGCCCGAGGGCGAAGCGGCGCGGTTGTCGCTGCTGACCCCGGGCGACTACGTGGGCGACGCCGCGCAGCTCGTCGACGTCCTCGACGAGGACTGA
- a CDS encoding zinc-binding dehydrogenase, with product MRAVLVTEFGGTPVLADVEDPAPAPHGVVVAVEATGVCRSDWHAWQGHDDDVTLPHVPGHELAGTVVAVGADVRNWSVGRRVTTPFVTACGVCPECAAGAQQVCRNQTQPGFTGWGSFAELVALDHADVNLVALPEGFAASTAAALGCRVATAFRAVTDVAAVKPGEFVAVHGAGGVGLSAVAIAAAAGARVVAVDPSEAARDLALAFGAEHAVATDVVETVRELTRGGAHVSIDAVGLPVTCENSVRSLRRRGRHVQVGLLPAAAGRPAVPMDLVIAHELQVLGSHGMAAHDYPRLLDLVGSGRFPLADLVTRELPLEAGPRALAEVADATTAGITVLRP from the coding sequence GTGCGCGCGGTCCTCGTCACCGAGTTCGGCGGAACCCCCGTCCTGGCCGACGTCGAGGACCCCGCGCCCGCCCCGCACGGCGTGGTCGTCGCCGTCGAGGCGACCGGCGTGTGCCGCAGCGACTGGCACGCCTGGCAGGGCCACGACGACGACGTGACCCTCCCCCACGTCCCCGGTCACGAACTCGCCGGGACCGTCGTCGCCGTGGGTGCCGACGTCCGGAACTGGTCGGTGGGGCGGCGTGTCACGACCCCCTTCGTCACCGCCTGCGGCGTCTGCCCGGAGTGCGCGGCGGGCGCGCAGCAGGTGTGCCGGAACCAGACCCAGCCGGGTTTCACCGGCTGGGGCTCCTTCGCCGAGCTCGTCGCCCTCGACCACGCCGACGTGAACCTCGTCGCCCTGCCGGAGGGTTTCGCCGCGTCCACCGCCGCGGCCCTCGGGTGCCGGGTCGCGACGGCGTTCCGCGCCGTCACCGACGTCGCGGCCGTCAAGCCCGGGGAGTTCGTCGCCGTCCACGGCGCCGGCGGGGTCGGGTTGTCGGCCGTCGCGATCGCCGCCGCGGCCGGGGCCCGGGTCGTCGCCGTCGACCCCTCCGAGGCCGCGCGGGACCTCGCACTGGCCTTCGGGGCCGAGCACGCCGTGGCCACCGACGTCGTCGAGACCGTCCGGGAACTCACCCGCGGCGGCGCGCACGTCTCGATCGACGCCGTCGGGCTGCCCGTGACGTGCGAGAACTCGGTGCGGTCCCTGCGCCGCCGCGGCCGGCACGTGCAGGTCGGGCTGCTGCCCGCCGCCGCCGGGCGGCCCGCAGTGCCGATGGACCTCGTCATCGCCCACGAGCTGCAGGTGCTGGGTTCGCACGGCATGGCCGCCCACGACTACCCGCGCCTGCTGGACCTCGTGGGTTCCGGGCGGTTCCCGCTGGCCGACCTCGTGACGCGGGAACTGCCGCTGGAGGCCGGCCCCCGAGCGCTCGCGGAGGTCGCCGACGCCACCACGGCGGGGATCACCGTCCTGCGTCCCTGA
- a CDS encoding DUF4872 domain-containing protein produces the protein MILLEVSPDAGRHCETTALGVLLRHEGIELSEPLRFGLGQGLGFVLWDAKNLPFPFLGGRSKPMTITRVLAARLGLRLQERETTSPRTAWRNLVTALDAGRPVGLQLDCYHLDHFTTKVHFGGHVVAAHGYDETSVHLVDTAQQGGPVTTSGASLERARGARGPMTARNLSFTLTRDGEVPPVRDVVGEAVRATAHAFLDPPIANLGHRGIRTAATRVPGWFERGDDPAGGIAAVAELMERGGTGGGFFRVLYRDFLAECAVLLGEAGGGDDLRRAERVYATVAQRWTEVSQHLATAAATGEARHLVRAAEVLRDLADREEEAMRVLSGVRDAGR, from the coding sequence GTGATCCTCCTGGAGGTGTCCCCCGACGCGGGGCGGCACTGCGAGACCACGGCCCTCGGCGTCCTGCTGCGCCACGAGGGGATCGAGCTGTCCGAGCCGCTGCGGTTCGGGCTCGGGCAGGGCCTGGGGTTCGTGCTCTGGGACGCGAAGAACCTGCCGTTCCCGTTCCTCGGGGGGCGGAGCAAGCCGATGACCATCACCCGCGTCCTGGCCGCGAGGCTGGGTCTGCGGCTGCAGGAGCGGGAGACGACCTCGCCGCGGACGGCCTGGCGGAACCTCGTCACGGCGCTGGACGCCGGCCGGCCCGTGGGGCTGCAGCTGGACTGCTACCACCTGGACCACTTCACGACGAAGGTCCACTTCGGCGGGCACGTCGTCGCGGCGCACGGCTACGACGAGACGTCGGTCCACCTCGTCGACACCGCCCAGCAGGGGGGCCCGGTCACGACGTCGGGCGCGAGCCTGGAGCGGGCGCGCGGCGCGCGGGGACCGATGACGGCCCGGAACCTGTCCTTCACCCTCACGCGGGACGGCGAGGTGCCGCCGGTGCGCGACGTCGTCGGCGAGGCCGTGCGCGCGACCGCCCACGCCTTCCTGGACCCGCCGATCGCGAACCTCGGGCACCGCGGGATCCGGACGGCCGCGACGCGGGTACCGGGGTGGTTCGAGCGGGGGGACGACCCGGCCGGTGGGATCGCCGCCGTGGCCGAGCTCATGGAACGCGGCGGGACCGGGGGAGGGTTCTTCCGCGTCCTGTACCGAGACTTCCTCGCCGAGTGCGCGGTGCTGCTCGGGGAGGCCGGCGGTGGCGACGACCTGCGCCGCGCCGAGCGGGTGTACGCGACGGTCGCGCAGCGGTGGACGGAGGTCTCGCAGCACCTCGCCACCGCCGCCGCCACGGGCGAGGCCCGTCACCTCGTGCGCGCGGCCGAGGTCCTGCGCGACCTCGCCGACCGGGAGGAGGAGGCGATGCGGGTGCTCAGCGGCGTCAGGGACGCAGGACGGTGA
- a CDS encoding GyrI-like domain-containing protein yields the protein MDRFARAGLIRRLREPAVVAAQLGSALDGPSLPGLAGHLRPGVARPSTEVAAQGLTPAGPPGARYLGDDLDEEPSEELSEELSVPVDRGPLPSGPVEAGELPAGLLAATVHEGGYDGVEAACRSLGRWTDDQGRVLDGPAEELHLVAPGAGVPAHAHRTEIAWPVRGQG from the coding sequence GTGGACCGGTTCGCCCGGGCGGGGCTGATCCGGCGGCTGCGGGAGCCGGCGGTGGTCGCGGCGCAGCTGGGGTCCGCCCTGGACGGCCCGTCGCTGCCGGGTCTGGCCGGGCACCTCAGGCCCGGCGTCGCGCGCCCGTCCACGGAGGTGGCCGCGCAGGGACTGACCCCCGCGGGGCCGCCGGGGGCCCGCTACCTCGGGGACGACCTCGACGAGGAGCCGTCCGAGGAGCTGTCCGAGGAGCTGTCCGTCCCCGTGGACCGGGGCCCCCTCCCGTCCGGGCCGGTGGAGGCGGGGGAACTGCCCGCGGGTCTGCTCGCCGCGACGGTCCACGAGGGCGGGTACGACGGTGTCGAGGCGGCCTGCCGCTCGCTGGGGCGCTGGACCGACGACCAGGGCCGGGTCCTGGACGGCCCCGCGGAGGAACTGCACCTCGTGGCACCCGGTGCCGGGGTCCCGGCGCACGCCCACCGGACGGAGATCGCGTGGCCGGTGCGGGGGCAGGGGTGA
- a CDS encoding cation:proton antiporter has product MEIAIALVALTVGVCVVAAACDRFGWPTPLVLVVVGAVVALVPAVPEVTLGPELVLNGLLPPLLYAATAQTSLVDFTRNKTATLLLSVVLVVFTTLTVGWATAWLLPGVALAACVALGAVVAPPDAVAATAIGRRVGLPRRVATMLEEESLLNDASALIALAAATSALTTELSPWHIGGEFLLAVAGALAVGAVVAAVLVVVRRRIHDPVLDTALSFVAPYLAFLPAEAVHASGVLAVVTTGLAMAHFSPKVQTAASRVAETLNWRTVAFLLENAVFLLIGLQFPLLLRGAADSGFSGGRVLAFCLTVLVATIAARFVFVFGAAGVFRAIPRLRPKAWSFGVSFLLSWAGMRGVVTLAAAQLIPEGTPGRDVLLLAAFTVVVGTLLVQGLTLPAVVRRLGLPGPDPAEDALACAALGDAAAQAGTRRLDELLTGDEPRHVVMQLRGRSKARSHAAWERLGRPLSDVMTPSAVYSRLRQEMLTAERGVVVEARDRGTAAPDVLRKALSDIDFEEALLGRLEDLDPLDAERRLAPRHGGTCDHLRTAGTRDDATDRWGEPPVECAECVAAGVAWVHLRTCLACGYTGCCDSSELRHSRAHFTESAHPAMVSAEPGEAWRWCWVDEQLG; this is encoded by the coding sequence GTGGAGATCGCGATCGCCCTCGTGGCGCTGACGGTCGGGGTGTGCGTGGTCGCCGCCGCCTGCGACCGGTTCGGGTGGCCGACACCCCTCGTCCTCGTCGTCGTGGGCGCCGTCGTCGCCCTCGTCCCGGCGGTGCCCGAGGTCACCCTCGGGCCCGAGCTCGTGCTCAACGGCCTGCTGCCCCCGCTGCTGTACGCGGCCACGGCGCAGACCTCGCTCGTCGACTTCACCCGCAACAAGACCGCCACCCTCCTGCTGTCGGTGGTCCTCGTCGTCTTCACCACGCTGACCGTGGGCTGGGCGACGGCGTGGCTCCTGCCCGGGGTCGCGCTGGCGGCGTGCGTGGCGCTGGGTGCCGTCGTCGCCCCGCCGGACGCCGTGGCCGCCACCGCCATCGGCCGACGCGTCGGGCTGCCGCGCCGGGTCGCGACGATGCTGGAGGAGGAGAGCCTGCTCAACGACGCCTCCGCCCTCATCGCGCTCGCCGCGGCCACGTCGGCCCTGACGACCGAGCTGTCGCCCTGGCACATCGGCGGGGAGTTCCTGCTGGCCGTCGCGGGGGCGCTCGCCGTCGGCGCGGTGGTGGCCGCGGTCCTCGTGGTGGTGCGCCGCCGGATCCACGACCCGGTGCTGGACACGGCGCTGTCGTTCGTGGCGCCCTACCTGGCGTTCCTGCCCGCCGAGGCCGTCCACGCCTCCGGGGTCCTCGCGGTCGTCACGACGGGCCTGGCGATGGCGCACTTCTCCCCGAAGGTCCAGACGGCCGCGTCCCGCGTCGCGGAGACCCTGAACTGGCGCACGGTCGCGTTCCTGCTGGAGAACGCCGTGTTCCTGCTCATCGGGCTGCAGTTCCCGCTGCTGCTGCGCGGGGCCGCCGACAGCGGGTTCTCCGGGGGCCGGGTCCTGGCGTTCTGCCTCACAGTCCTCGTCGCCACGATCGCCGCCCGGTTCGTCTTCGTCTTCGGCGCGGCCGGGGTGTTCCGCGCGATCCCGCGGCTGCGCCCGAAGGCGTGGTCGTTCGGGGTGTCGTTCCTGCTGTCCTGGGCCGGGATGCGCGGGGTGGTGACGCTGGCGGCGGCCCAGCTCATCCCCGAGGGCACCCCGGGACGCGACGTCCTGCTGCTGGCGGCGTTCACCGTCGTGGTCGGCACCCTGCTCGTGCAGGGCCTGACCCTGCCCGCCGTCGTGCGCCGCCTCGGGCTGCCCGGCCCGGACCCGGCCGAGGACGCGCTGGCGTGCGCGGCCCTGGGCGACGCCGCCGCCCAGGCGGGGACGCGGCGGCTCGACGAGCTCCTCACCGGCGACGAGCCCCGGCACGTGGTGATGCAGCTGCGGGGCAGGTCCAAGGCGCGTTCGCACGCCGCGTGGGAGCGGCTCGGGCGGCCGCTGTCGGACGTCATGACCCCCTCGGCGGTGTACTCGCGGCTGCGCCAGGAGATGCTCACCGCCGAGCGCGGGGTGGTCGTCGAGGCCCGCGACCGCGGCACCGCCGCACCCGACGTGCTGCGCAAGGCCCTGTCCGACATCGACTTCGAGGAGGCGCTGCTGGGCCGCCTGGAGGACCTGGACCCGCTGGACGCCGAACGCCGCCTGGCCCCCCGGCACGGCGGGACCTGCGACCACCTGCGCACGGCCGGGACCCGCGACGACGCCACCGACCGCTGGGGCGAACCGCCCGTGGAGTGCGCCGAGTGCGTCGCGGCCGGGGTCGCCTGGGTGCACCTGCGGACCTGCCTGGCGTGCGGGTACACGGGCTGCTGCGACTCCTCCGAGCTGCGCCACTCCCGCGCCCACTTCACCGAGTCCGCCCACCCGGCGATGGTCAGCGCCGAACCCGGCGAGGCGTGGCGGTGGTGCTGGGTGGACGAGCAGCTCGGCTGA
- the cls gene encoding cardiolipin synthase: MDWLPDWVPSITVSAIVLLVVDLVVRLTAIAVVPVNRRPSSALAWLLAIFFIPYVGVVAFLLIGNPKLPRARRRKQREINELILSSTKGMDLVSADHPWPPWMAGIVELNRNLGAMPLVGGNSADLCGEYDEAILAMARTIDGAREYVHVEFYIMTRDPTSEPFFTALEKAVDRGVKVRLLLDHVGSLRYPGYRKTIRYLDDIGVEWHPMLPVQLHKLKYQRPDLRNHRKLLVVDGEVAWLGSQNVLDRSYNKRGNIKRGLQWQDLMVRLEGPVVSGVEAMFITDWYSETDELLETERPEISPVGSPGRLECQVVPSGPGFDGENNLKLFNALLYSAQRRISITSPYFVPDESMLSAITTAAERGVDVELFVSELGDQALVHYAECSYYENLLRAGVRIFRYPAPYVLHAKHMTVDEEVAVIGSSNMDMRSFLLDLELTLMVCGREFSDDLRRVEDGYRAKCTELTLGQWLARSRGQVIKENLARLTSAIQ, translated from the coding sequence GTGGACTGGCTGCCCGACTGGGTCCCCTCGATCACGGTCTCCGCGATCGTCCTGCTCGTGGTCGACCTCGTGGTGCGCCTGACGGCCATCGCCGTCGTGCCCGTCAACCGGCGGCCGAGCTCCGCGCTGGCCTGGTTGCTGGCGATCTTCTTCATCCCCTACGTGGGGGTCGTCGCGTTCCTGCTCATCGGCAACCCCAAGCTGCCGCGCGCCCGCCGGCGCAAGCAGCGGGAGATCAACGAGCTCATCCTGTCCTCGACGAAGGGCATGGACCTCGTCTCGGCCGACCACCCGTGGCCGCCGTGGATGGCCGGGATCGTCGAGCTCAACCGCAACCTCGGGGCGATGCCGCTCGTGGGCGGGAACTCCGCGGACCTGTGCGGGGAGTACGACGAGGCGATCCTCGCCATGGCCAGGACGATCGACGGTGCCCGCGAGTACGTGCACGTCGAGTTCTACATCATGACCCGGGACCCGACGAGCGAACCGTTCTTCACGGCGCTGGAGAAGGCCGTGGACCGCGGCGTGAAGGTCCGCCTCCTGCTGGACCACGTGGGGTCCCTGCGCTACCCCGGCTACCGCAAGACGATCCGGTACCTCGACGACATCGGCGTCGAGTGGCACCCCATGCTGCCCGTGCAGCTGCACAAGCTGAAGTACCAGCGGCCCGACCTGCGCAACCACCGCAAGCTCCTCGTGGTCGACGGCGAGGTGGCCTGGCTCGGGTCGCAGAACGTCCTGGACCGCAGCTACAACAAGCGCGGCAACATCAAGCGCGGCCTGCAGTGGCAGGACCTCATGGTGCGCCTCGAAGGGCCCGTCGTCTCCGGCGTCGAGGCCATGTTCATCACCGACTGGTACTCCGAGACCGACGAGCTCCTGGAGACCGAGCGCCCCGAGATCTCCCCGGTGGGTTCCCCCGGCCGGCTGGAGTGCCAGGTCGTCCCGAGCGGCCCCGGGTTCGACGGGGAGAACAACCTCAAGCTGTTCAACGCGCTGCTGTACTCCGCGCAGCGGCGCATCTCCATCACGAGCCCCTACTTCGTGCCCGACGAGTCGATGCTGTCGGCCATCACGACGGCCGCCGAACGCGGCGTCGACGTCGAGCTGTTCGTCTCCGAGCTCGGCGACCAGGCCCTCGTGCACTACGCGGAGTGCTCCTACTACGAGAACCTGCTGCGGGCCGGGGTGCGGATCTTCCGCTACCCGGCGCCGTACGTGCTGCACGCCAAGCACATGACCGTCGACGAGGAGGTCGCCGTCATCGGGTCCTCCAACATGGACATGCGCTCGTTCCTGCTCGACCTGGAACTGACGCTCATGGTGTGCGGGCGCGAGTTCTCCGACGACCTGCGCCGCGTCGAGGACGGCTACCGGGCCAAGTGCACGGAACTGACCCTGGGGCAGTGGCTGGCCCGCTCGCGCGGGCAGGTCATCAAGGAGAACCTCGCGCGGCTCACGTCCGCGATCCAGTGA
- a CDS encoding VOC family protein, whose protein sequence is MRVDHVGFAAGPEGLQETARTLAARLGVRVVDGGPHPRFGTRNVVLPLSEGSYVEVVEVLDHPVADKALFGRAVRERSEAGGGWFAWAVTVDDLDSYRDRLGEDVEEGVRRRPDGVELRWRQIGAPALRSEPQLPLLISWDGTDTQHPSALSLAGGTRLAGLTIAGQRSRVRQWLGLPPEFTSDRVEFTWLDVVGSPRATGLRSVTFETSRGTVEI, encoded by the coding sequence ATGCGTGTCGACCACGTCGGCTTCGCCGCAGGGCCAGAAGGTTTGCAGGAGACCGCCAGGACCCTCGCGGCGCGGCTCGGCGTGCGCGTGGTCGACGGCGGCCCGCACCCCCGCTTCGGCACCCGCAACGTCGTCCTGCCGCTGTCCGAGGGCAGCTACGTCGAGGTCGTCGAGGTGCTGGACCACCCCGTGGCGGACAAGGCCCTCTTCGGCCGGGCCGTGCGCGAGCGCAGCGAGGCCGGCGGGGGCTGGTTCGCGTGGGCCGTGACGGTCGACGACCTGGACAGCTACCGCGACCGGCTCGGCGAGGACGTCGAGGAGGGCGTCCGCCGCCGCCCCGACGGGGTGGAGCTGCGCTGGCGCCAGATCGGCGCCCCCGCGCTGCGCAGCGAACCGCAGCTGCCGTTGCTCATCTCCTGGGACGGCACGGACACCCAGCACCCGTCGGCGCTGTCCCTGGCCGGGGGGACGCGGCTGGCCGGGCTGACGATCGCCGGGCAGCGTTCCCGCGTGCGCCAGTGGCTGGGGCTGCCGCCGGAGTTCACCTCCGACCGGGTGGAGTTCACGTGGCTCGACGTCGTGGGCAGCCCGCGCGCCACCGGCCTGCGCTCGGTGACGTTCGAGACGTCCCGCGGCACCGTCGAGATCTGA
- a CDS encoding ketopantoate reductase family protein → MRYVVIGAGAIGGTIGGRLGQHGHEVVLVARGAHADRLRDKGLRLLTPTGPVELHAPVANSPADVDLDPDDVLVLAVKVQDAAALLAEWSAAPVGDSTAGAVLPVVCAQNGVEGERLALRWFRRVVGACVYMPASHLEPGVVVSEGAPVTGGLVLGRYPGGRDDLVERIAADLAASGFVATVSDDVMAAKRGKLLDNTGNALDAVCRPGDGWDDLRARARAEGEAALAAAGTPAADRARALPELVALDFGAAPVAGAERLGSSSWQSLHRGGSIETDWLNGEIVRIGRDHDVPTPVNEALQVLAATSVRRGLGPRAFDVGDVVALADRLLDGARASGSGRA, encoded by the coding sequence GTGCGCTACGTCGTCATCGGGGCAGGGGCCATCGGCGGGACCATCGGGGGCCGCCTCGGGCAGCACGGCCACGAAGTCGTGCTCGTCGCCCGTGGTGCCCACGCCGACCGGCTGCGCGACAAGGGGTTGCGGCTCCTCACCCCCACCGGGCCCGTCGAGCTGCACGCCCCCGTCGCCAACTCCCCCGCGGACGTCGACCTCGACCCCGACGACGTCCTCGTGCTCGCCGTGAAGGTCCAGGACGCCGCCGCCCTGCTCGCCGAGTGGTCCGCCGCCCCCGTCGGGGACTCCACCGCCGGGGCCGTCCTGCCCGTCGTGTGCGCCCAGAACGGCGTCGAGGGCGAACGGCTCGCCCTGCGCTGGTTCCGCCGCGTCGTCGGCGCCTGCGTGTACATGCCGGCCAGCCACCTCGAACCCGGCGTCGTCGTCTCCGAGGGCGCCCCCGTCACCGGCGGCCTGGTCCTCGGCCGCTACCCCGGCGGGCGCGACGACCTCGTCGAGCGGATCGCCGCCGACCTCGCCGCCTCCGGCTTCGTCGCCACCGTCAGCGACGACGTCATGGCCGCCAAGCGCGGCAAGCTGCTGGACAACACCGGCAACGCCCTCGACGCGGTCTGCCGTCCCGGCGACGGCTGGGACGACCTGCGCGCCCGCGCGCGCGCCGAGGGCGAAGCCGCCCTCGCCGCCGCCGGGACCCCCGCCGCCGACCGCGCCCGGGCCCTGCCCGAGCTCGTCGCCCTCGACTTCGGCGCCGCCCCCGTCGCCGGCGCCGAGCGCCTGGGGTCCTCCAGCTGGCAGAGCCTGCACCGCGGCGGCTCCATCGAGACCGACTGGCTCAACGGCGAGATCGTCCGGATCGGCCGCGACCACGACGTCCCGACCCCCGTCAACGAGGCCCTGCAGGTCCTCGCCGCGACGTCCGTGCGGCGCGGCCTGGGGCCGCGCGCCTTCGACGTCGGCGACGTCGTGGCGCTCGCCGACAGGCTCCTGGACGGGGCCCGGGCGTCCGGGTCCGGCCGGGCCTGA